A window of the Buteo buteo chromosome 8, bButBut1.hap1.1, whole genome shotgun sequence genome harbors these coding sequences:
- the C8H3orf38 gene encoding uncharacterized protein C3orf38 homolog codes for MASLGLSERERAGCRDLLEFLETEELMALTDTITNRLVHPESRQEAIHAILVYSQNVEELLKRRKVYREIIFKYLAAQGIPMPPSSEKHLLIDRVKQYWSGQLTTHTSESGDRKPHTQSHGEREKSLQDDIHDLGEEFCQWFFALLNSQHPLGVKSEERWGPEHFWEDAKMKFCYDTLEKNTEEYVGSEMVSLRLLSLVKEEYLLFNPNLRANGLKCAMSRHGLVLVAVAGTVHRDNTCLGIFEQIFGLINCPIRENTWKIKVVNLKIVGQNALEPGVQIEKPSIKYEPNQLQELYDGKELTVF; via the exons aTGGCGTCGCTGGGGCTGAGCGAGCGGGAGCGAGCCGGGTGCCGCGACCTCCTGGAGTTTCTGGAGACCGAGGAGCTGATGGCGCTGACGGACACCATCACCAACCGCCTGGTGCACCCGGAGAGCCGCCAAG AAGCCATTCATGCCATTTTGGTTTACAGCCAAAATGTAGAAGAACTTCTGAAACGCAGAAAAGTCTATcgagaaataatttttaagtatttggCAGCACAAGGAATTCCAATGCCTCCTTCCTCTGAGAAACATCTACTCATTGATCGTGTAAAGCAGTACTGGAGTGGGCAGCTCACAACACATACCTCAGAGTCAGGGGACAGAAAACCGCACACACAG AGtcatggagagagagaaaagtcaCTGCAAGATGACATTCACGATCTAGGAGAAGAATTCTGTCAATGGTTCTTTGCACTCCTGAATTCTCAACATCCCTTGGGAGTAAAATCTGAAGAAAGATGGGGACCAGAGCATTTTTGGGAGGATGCCAAAATGAAGTTCTGTTACGacacattagaaaaaaacacgGAAGAATATGTTGGTTCAGAAATGGTGAGCCTTCGTCTGCTCTCATTGGTTAAAGAAGAATATCTTCTATTCAACCCTAATTTGCGTGCCAACGGACTGAAATGTGCCATGTCTCGGCATGGGTTAGTACTGGTAGCAGTGGCTGGCACGGTACATAGAGACAACACTTGTTTGGGCATCTTTGAACAAATTTTTGGACTCATTAACTGTCCCATTAGGGAGAAtacctggaaaataaaagttgtgAATCTTAAAATAGTTGGACAGAATGCTCTGGAGCCTGGGGTGCAAATTGAAAAACCCTCCATAAAATATGAGCCAAACCAACTGCAAGAGTTGTATGATGGGAAAGAACTGACTGTGTTTTGA